A part of Mycolicibacterium sp. TUM20985 genomic DNA contains:
- a CDS encoding NUDIX domain-containing protein, which produces MPRTSAGLLLYRTATDGIEVLIGHPGGPFWARKDEAAWSIPKGEYTEDEDPWVAARREFVEEVGLPVPDGPRIDLPPVKQPGGKVVTAFAVAADLDVTDSVSNTFELEWPKGSGKIRTFPEVDRVAWCSVDDARVKLLKGQRPLLDALMARLADA; this is translated from the coding sequence GTGCCGCGGACGAGCGCCGGACTGCTGCTGTACCGAACCGCCACCGACGGCATCGAGGTCCTGATCGGCCATCCCGGCGGCCCCTTCTGGGCGCGCAAGGACGAAGCCGCGTGGTCGATCCCCAAGGGGGAGTACACCGAGGACGAAGACCCGTGGGTGGCGGCCCGACGCGAGTTCGTCGAGGAGGTCGGCCTGCCGGTGCCCGACGGCCCGCGGATCGACCTGCCGCCGGTGAAGCAACCCGGCGGCAAGGTCGTCACCGCCTTCGCCGTCGCTGCCGACCTCGACGTCACCGATAGCGTGAGCAATACCTTCGAGCTGGAGTGGCCGAAGGGGTCGGGCAAGATCAGGACGTTTCCCGAGGTGGACCGCGTGGCGTGGTGTTCCGTGGACGACGCCCGGGTGAAGCTGCTGAAGGGTCAGCGACCGCTGCTCGACGCCCTCATGGCTCGTCTCGCAGACGCCTGA
- a CDS encoding cyclopropane mycolic acid synthase family methyltransferase, with product MAQRRGGAVSANQQKQDLKPHFDDIQAHYDLSDDFFRLFLDETQTYSCAYFERHDMSLHEAQLAKIDLSLGKLNLEPGMTLLDIGCGWGATMKRAVEKYDVNVVGLTLSRNQAAHVEKLLADLPTERSRRVELMGWEEFDGHVDRIVSIGAFEHFGYDRYGRFFEMAHQALPDDGIMLLHTITRAGPEEREELNLPVTMSLLRFTKFISDEIFPGGQIPVIAEVEKFCAEMDFTIDRIHKLGPHYAKTLDIWSAALEARRDEAIALQSDEVYERYMKYLTGCADLFHRGYTNLCQFTLSK from the coding sequence GTGGCGCAGAGACGAGGAGGCGCCGTGAGTGCGAACCAGCAGAAGCAAGACTTGAAGCCGCACTTCGACGACATTCAAGCCCATTACGACCTGTCCGACGACTTCTTCCGGCTGTTCCTCGACGAGACCCAGACCTACAGCTGCGCCTACTTCGAGCGCCACGACATGTCCCTGCACGAGGCGCAGCTGGCCAAGATCGACTTGTCACTGGGCAAACTGAACCTCGAGCCGGGCATGACGCTGCTCGACATCGGCTGCGGGTGGGGCGCCACCATGAAGCGGGCCGTCGAGAAGTACGACGTCAACGTCGTCGGCCTGACCTTGAGCCGCAACCAGGCCGCCCACGTCGAGAAGCTCCTGGCCGACCTGCCGACTGAGCGCAGCCGCCGCGTCGAGCTGATGGGCTGGGAGGAGTTCGACGGCCACGTCGACCGCATCGTGTCGATCGGCGCGTTCGAACACTTCGGCTACGACCGGTACGGACGCTTCTTCGAGATGGCCCACCAGGCGTTGCCCGATGACGGCATCATGCTGTTGCACACCATCACCCGCGCCGGCCCCGAGGAACGCGAAGAGCTCAACCTCCCGGTGACCATGTCGTTGCTGCGGTTCACCAAGTTCATCAGCGACGAGATCTTCCCCGGCGGCCAGATCCCCGTCATCGCCGAGGTCGAGAAGTTCTGCGCCGAGATGGACTTCACCATCGACCGGATCCACAAGCTCGGCCCGCACTACGCCAAGACCCTCGACATCTGGTCGGCAGCGTTGGAGGCCAGGCGGGACGAGGCGATCGCCCTGCAATCCGACGAGGTCTACGAGCGGTACATGAAGTACCTGACCGGCTGCGCGGACCTCTTCCACAGGGGCTACACGAACCTCTGTCAGTTCACGCTGTCGAAGTAG
- a CDS encoding SGNH/GDSL hydrolase family protein, producing the protein MAAESYHRYVALGDSQTEGLWDGDDTAGVRGFADRLADRLEELHPGVRYANLAVRGRRIRDVLDNQLPAAVEMHPDLITSCIGMNDVTRPGKTFGSALEDIDLLHDRLAETGATVVTTTFPDLEQILPVGRVLGNRVVEMNAVIRAAAARHGFRLVDLYAAESMGDPDVWSADRVHGSSAGHQLFAAAAAEALELHGSNHDWAVSKPDVLTPNVRSRMYSQAMWTQNLLMPWIWRHLRGLSSGNDREPKRPRLEPVAVELEPEAAEAVE; encoded by the coding sequence GTGGCGGCTGAGTCTTACCACCGGTACGTGGCTCTCGGGGACAGTCAGACCGAGGGCCTGTGGGACGGTGACGACACCGCCGGGGTCAGGGGTTTTGCCGACCGACTGGCGGATCGGCTGGAGGAACTCCACCCCGGCGTCCGCTACGCGAACCTTGCCGTCCGCGGGCGGCGCATCCGTGACGTCCTCGACAATCAGTTGCCCGCGGCCGTCGAGATGCACCCCGATCTGATCACCAGCTGCATCGGGATGAACGACGTGACCCGCCCCGGCAAGACCTTCGGATCCGCGCTCGAGGACATCGACCTGCTGCACGACCGGCTCGCCGAGACGGGCGCCACGGTCGTGACGACCACGTTTCCCGATCTCGAGCAGATACTGCCGGTGGGCCGCGTGCTCGGCAACCGCGTGGTGGAGATGAACGCGGTCATCCGGGCGGCGGCGGCACGGCACGGCTTCCGGCTCGTCGACCTCTACGCGGCGGAGTCGATGGGCGATCCGGACGTGTGGAGTGCCGACCGCGTGCACGGGTCATCCGCGGGGCACCAACTCTTCGCTGCGGCCGCCGCCGAGGCGCTGGAACTGCATGGCAGTAATCATGATTGGGCCGTGTCGAAACCGGACGTGCTCACGCCGAACGTTCGGTCCCGGATGTACTCCCAGGCGATGTGGACCCAGAATCTGTTGATGCCGTGGATTTGGCGACACCTACGCGGGCTGTCCAGCGGGAACGACCGCGAGCCCAAGCGGCCGCGGCTGGAACCCGTGGCGGTCGAGTTAGAACCCGAAGCCGCCGAGGCTGTTGAGTAG
- a CDS encoding acyl-CoA synthetase: protein MGSGTNFNLSDVFGTVAQAIPEETFLVWRGRRLSYGEVDRRVEGFANYLTSVGLGCHAERDALAGHESGQDHLGIYLRNGNEYLEAMIGSFRARVAPFNVSYRYVEDELLYLLTDSRARALVYPAEFAPRVAAIRDQLPDLRVLIQVADHSGHDLLPGTVDYETILATPRPDGGLPTPSGEDLYVLYTGGTTGMPKGVLWRQHDIFLSSMGGRPWGSEQPLASYDELADKARASAGAMSMMMIPPFMHGAAQWAAFNAVTMGGRIVIPDDVERMRPAEVLRLAVEERVLSLPVVGDAIARPLLDEIEAGDYDLSGLFTITNGGAPLSPTVRERILAALPHLMLLDAVGASESGAQMSTATTAGTETQAATFTPQSDTAVVSAELDRVLQPGEGRGWLARRDLIPLGYLGDEAKTAKTFPTIGGVRWSVPGDRANVLPDGRIQLLGRDSVTINSGGEKIFVEEVERAIAAHPSVYDVVVVGRPSDRWGSEVVAVVQFAEGAEATDEELVEVCRTSIARYKIPKAFITTSKVVRSPAGKADYRWAKDVATAGVRSE, encoded by the coding sequence ATGGGTAGTGGGACTAACTTCAATCTCTCCGACGTCTTCGGCACGGTCGCCCAGGCGATCCCGGAGGAGACGTTCCTGGTCTGGCGTGGTCGCCGGCTGTCCTACGGCGAGGTGGACCGCCGCGTCGAGGGTTTCGCCAATTACTTGACGTCGGTCGGCCTCGGCTGCCACGCCGAACGGGATGCGCTGGCGGGTCACGAATCCGGGCAGGACCACCTCGGCATCTACCTGCGCAACGGCAACGAGTACCTCGAGGCGATGATCGGCTCGTTTCGGGCCAGGGTTGCGCCGTTCAACGTCAGCTACCGCTACGTCGAGGACGAGTTGCTCTACCTCCTCACCGACTCGCGGGCCAGGGCGTTGGTGTACCCCGCTGAATTCGCCCCGCGGGTGGCCGCGATCCGCGACCAACTGCCGGACCTGCGGGTGCTCATCCAGGTCGCCGACCACTCCGGTCATGACCTGCTGCCCGGCACCGTGGACTACGAGACCATCCTCGCCACCCCCCGACCCGACGGGGGCTTGCCGACACCGTCGGGCGAGGACCTCTACGTCCTCTACACCGGTGGCACGACCGGCATGCCGAAGGGTGTGCTCTGGCGTCAGCACGACATCTTCCTGTCCTCGATGGGCGGCCGACCGTGGGGCAGTGAGCAGCCCTTGGCCTCCTACGACGAACTCGCCGACAAGGCGCGCGCCTCGGCGGGCGCGATGTCGATGATGATGATCCCGCCGTTCATGCACGGCGCCGCCCAGTGGGCGGCCTTCAACGCCGTCACGATGGGCGGCCGGATCGTCATCCCCGACGACGTCGAGCGGATGCGGCCGGCCGAGGTGCTGCGGCTGGCCGTCGAGGAGAGGGTGCTCAGCCTGCCGGTGGTCGGCGATGCCATCGCACGGCCGCTACTCGACGAGATCGAGGCCGGTGACTACGACCTGTCGGGCTTGTTCACCATCACCAACGGCGGTGCCCCGCTGTCTCCGACGGTCCGCGAGCGCATCCTGGCCGCCCTGCCGCATCTGATGCTGCTCGACGCGGTCGGTGCCTCGGAGTCGGGCGCCCAGATGAGCACCGCGACGACGGCGGGTACCGAGACCCAGGCGGCCACCTTCACCCCGCAGTCCGACACCGCCGTGGTGTCCGCGGAGCTCGACCGGGTGCTGCAGCCGGGCGAGGGCCGGGGCTGGCTGGCCCGCCGCGACCTGATTCCGCTGGGGTACCTGGGCGACGAGGCGAAGACGGCCAAGACCTTCCCGACGATCGGTGGGGTGCGCTGGTCGGTGCCGGGTGATCGAGCGAATGTGTTGCCCGACGGGCGAATTCAGTTGCTCGGCCGTGACTCGGTGACCATCAACTCCGGCGGGGAGAAGATCTTCGTCGAAGAGGTCGAGCGGGCGATCGCCGCGCATCCCAGCGTGTACGACGTCGTCGTCGTCGGTCGGCCGTCGGATCGGTGGGGCAGCGAGGTGGTCGCCGTGGTGCAGTTCGCGGAGGGTGCCGAGGCCACCGACGAGGAGCTCGTCGAGGTATGCCGTACCTCGATCGCGCGCTACAAGATCCCGAAGGCGTTCATCACGACGTCGAAGGTGGTGCGCTCCCCCGCGGGCAAGGCCGACTACCGCTGGGCCAAGGACGTCGCGACCGCCGGCGTCAGGTCCGAGTAG
- a CDS encoding DUF732 domain-containing protein — MSSTSLTARLAVVATGALCAAVVAAAPASADPTTDFVDSLGTAGIGMVDPGQAVELGRSVCPMLSQPGQDMADTAARVADAGGMSLGPATMFTGLAISAFCPSVMTSLGNGESPIPLGLLNSLGGFGF, encoded by the coding sequence GTGAGCAGCACATCATTGACCGCCCGCCTCGCCGTGGTGGCCACCGGCGCCCTCTGCGCCGCCGTCGTGGCCGCGGCGCCCGCGTCCGCCGACCCCACCACCGACTTCGTCGATTCGCTGGGCACCGCGGGCATCGGCATGGTCGATCCCGGCCAAGCCGTCGAACTCGGCCGATCGGTGTGCCCGATGCTGTCGCAGCCCGGCCAGGACATGGCCGACACCGCCGCGAGGGTCGCCGACGCCGGCGGCATGTCGCTGGGACCCGCCACCATGTTCACGGGGCTCGCGATCTCCGCCTTCTGCCCGAGTGTGATGACCTCGCTGGGCAACGGCGAGTCCCCGATTCCGCTGGGCCTACTCAACAGCCTCGGCGGCTTCGGGTTCTAA
- a CDS encoding SRPBCC family protein produces MARSGSWWLTRSEHVVSDVVPAEPAAVRDFYCDLNNIVKLHPLVVSVEALRRDETAEAYTQIYRVRDRIPVGPFTLGITYTATVHVPRSGDVLTEARQFPHVRLAGVVSFEQVEGGTRVTERLVVEAPRPLAAMTAREAVEAHAEMLAGIGRCFR; encoded by the coding sequence GTGGCACGAAGCGGCAGTTGGTGGCTCACTCGCAGCGAGCACGTCGTGTCCGACGTGGTGCCCGCCGAGCCCGCCGCAGTCCGCGACTTCTACTGCGATCTGAACAACATCGTCAAGCTGCACCCGCTGGTCGTCTCGGTGGAGGCCCTACGCCGCGATGAGACCGCCGAGGCGTACACGCAGATCTATCGAGTCCGTGACCGCATTCCCGTCGGACCGTTCACGCTGGGGATCACCTACACCGCCACGGTGCACGTCCCGCGCAGCGGTGACGTGCTCACCGAGGCGCGGCAGTTCCCCCACGTCCGCCTCGCCGGAGTGGTGTCGTTCGAGCAGGTGGAGGGCGGTACCCGCGTCACCGAGCGGCTGGTCGTCGAAGCGCCGCGACCACTGGCCGCGATGACCGCCAGAGAAGCGGTCGAGGCGCATGCCGAGATGCTCGCGGGCATCGGTCGATGTTTTCGCTGA
- a CDS encoding amino acid permease has protein sequence MGATPTLQKALSQRQLTMIAIGGVIGAGLFVGSGVVIGDTGPGAFITYALAGVLIIMVMRMLAEMAVANPSTGSFADYARNAMGNWAGFSVGWLYWYFWVIVVGFEAIAGAKVIQYWIDIPLWLSALVLMILMTATNLFSVSSFGEFEFWFAGIKVAAIIAFIGLGALFVLGLWPNKSMDFSNLWSHGGFFPFGAMAVTVGVVTVIFSMVGAEIATIAAAESSDPERAVAKAANSVIVRIAVFFVGSAFLLVTILPWNDDGVAASPFVAAFTEMGIPYADHIMNAVVLTAVLSCLNSGMYTASRMLFVLAARREAPAQLVSVTRRGVPAVAILTSSVIGFLCVIAAAVSPDTIFAFLLNSSGAIILFVYLLIAISQIVLRRRTEDSELTVKMWLFPVLSIITAVAILAILVQMFVQGGGNRDALMLSLLSWAVVILVYFANRWFINRRPEVEGAVAKGRPHRVLVLANQQVQSQELLDELRRIDADSATTYFVVVPASPIEAGTAASHGPLDLREATLKVAQQRLDGTLATLRTEHLDADGEIGDYRPLRALAKGVDSFHPDQIVIATLPPEDSVWHRFDVVDRARAEHGVPVTHVVAAPVVV, from the coding sequence ATGGGCGCGACCCCAACCCTGCAGAAGGCCCTCAGTCAGCGACAGCTGACGATGATCGCCATCGGCGGCGTCATCGGCGCCGGCCTGTTCGTCGGCTCCGGTGTGGTCATCGGCGATACCGGACCGGGCGCGTTCATCACCTACGCCCTCGCCGGCGTCCTGATCATCATGGTCATGCGCATGCTGGCGGAAATGGCGGTGGCCAACCCATCGACGGGATCGTTCGCCGACTATGCCCGCAACGCCATGGGCAACTGGGCTGGCTTCTCGGTGGGCTGGCTGTACTGGTACTTCTGGGTAATCGTCGTCGGCTTCGAGGCGATTGCCGGTGCCAAGGTCATCCAGTATTGGATCGACATCCCGCTGTGGTTATCCGCGTTGGTGCTGATGATCCTGATGACCGCGACCAACTTGTTCTCCGTGTCCTCGTTCGGAGAGTTCGAGTTCTGGTTCGCGGGCATCAAGGTCGCGGCCATCATCGCCTTCATCGGGCTGGGCGCGCTGTTCGTGCTGGGGCTGTGGCCGAACAAGTCGATGGACTTCTCGAACCTGTGGAGCCACGGCGGCTTCTTTCCGTTCGGCGCGATGGCGGTGACGGTGGGTGTGGTCACGGTGATCTTCTCGATGGTCGGCGCAGAGATCGCCACCATCGCGGCAGCGGAATCGTCGGATCCCGAACGTGCAGTGGCGAAGGCCGCCAATTCGGTGATCGTGCGCATCGCGGTGTTCTTCGTGGGCTCGGCGTTCCTGTTGGTGACGATCCTGCCGTGGAACGACGACGGGGTGGCCGCATCGCCCTTCGTCGCGGCGTTCACCGAGATGGGCATCCCCTACGCGGACCACATCATGAACGCCGTCGTCCTGACCGCGGTGCTCAGCTGTCTGAACTCCGGGATGTACACCGCCTCGCGCATGCTGTTCGTCCTAGCCGCCCGCCGCGAAGCGCCCGCCCAACTCGTCAGCGTGACTCGTCGCGGGGTGCCTGCCGTCGCGATTCTCACGTCCTCGGTGATCGGGTTCCTCTGCGTGATCGCCGCGGCGGTCTCACCGGACACCATCTTCGCGTTCCTGCTGAACTCCAGCGGCGCGATCATCCTGTTCGTCTACCTGCTGATCGCCATCTCCCAGATCGTGCTGCGGCGGCGCACCGAAGACTCGGAGCTCACGGTAAAGATGTGGCTCTTCCCGGTGCTGTCCATCATCACCGCCGTCGCGATCCTGGCGATCCTGGTGCAGATGTTCGTACAGGGTGGAGGCAACCGGGATGCGTTGATGCTCAGCCTGCTGTCGTGGGCGGTCGTCATCCTGGTCTACTTCGCGAATCGGTGGTTCATCAACCGTCGTCCCGAGGTCGAGGGCGCGGTCGCAAAGGGACGGCCGCACCGCGTGCTGGTGCTGGCCAATCAGCAGGTCCAGTCCCAGGAACTGCTCGATGAGTTGCGCCGCATCGACGCCGACAGTGCCACGACCTACTTCGTCGTCGTCCCGGCCAGCCCGATCGAGGCGGGTACCGCCGCGTCGCATGGTCCGCTGGACCTTCGGGAGGCGACGCTGAAGGTCGCCCAGCAGCGGCTCGACGGCACCCTGGCGACCCTTCGCACGGAGCACCTCGATGCCGACGGAGAGATCGGGGACTACCGACCACTGCGGGCCCTCGCCAAGGGCGTGGACTCGTTCCATCCGGACCAGATCGTCATCGCGACGCTGCCCCCCGAGGATTCGGTGTGGCACCGGTTCGACGTCGTGGACCGCGCCCGGGCGGAGCACGGTGTCCCGGTGACACACGTCGTGGCCGCTCCGGTCGTGGTCTGA
- a CDS encoding nuclear transport factor 2 family protein, translating into MSATQAEMIAAVERSPLAAGAHDRAGWVGLFAADARIEDPVGSRPHRGRAQIGRFYDTFIGPRDITFHRHLDIVSGSTVIRDLTLEVRMGPSVTMQIPAILRYDLDESLKIDRLQAYWELPAMMWQFVRSGFGALPAGLRLSRALLRNQGATGTAGFLAGFAGATSRAKQHVAGLLDDACAGDQVAVKRRLSGAHVTGGDLEHLGTSELVARLHGAQWDGIIRAGHSVAARVQRDGHRMILFADVDTRPTRTRAVRVFADDQWT; encoded by the coding sequence ATGTCCGCAACCCAGGCCGAGATGATCGCCGCCGTCGAACGGTCGCCGTTGGCCGCGGGCGCCCACGACCGGGCGGGGTGGGTCGGCCTGTTCGCCGCGGACGCCCGCATCGAAGATCCCGTCGGCTCCCGACCGCATCGCGGGCGCGCCCAGATCGGACGCTTCTACGACACGTTCATCGGCCCGCGGGACATCACCTTCCACCGCCATCTCGACATCGTCAGCGGGTCGACGGTGATTCGCGACCTGACCCTGGAGGTGCGCATGGGTCCGTCGGTGACCATGCAGATCCCCGCCATCCTGCGTTACGACCTCGACGAATCGCTGAAAATCGATCGTCTGCAAGCGTATTGGGAACTCCCCGCGATGATGTGGCAGTTCGTGCGCAGCGGCTTCGGCGCCCTGCCCGCGGGGCTGCGGCTCTCGCGGGCGCTCCTGCGGAACCAGGGCGCGACCGGGACGGCGGGGTTCCTGGCCGGCTTCGCCGGCGCGACCAGCCGCGCCAAGCAACACGTGGCCGGCCTGCTCGACGACGCCTGCGCGGGCGACCAGGTAGCCGTCAAGCGACGGCTATCCGGCGCGCACGTCACCGGCGGAGACCTCGAGCACCTCGGCACCTCCGAACTGGTCGCCCGACTGCACGGCGCGCAGTGGGACGGGATCATTCGGGCCGGGCACTCCGTGGCGGCCAGAGTGCAGCGCGACGGTCACCGGATGATCCTCTTCGCCGACGTCGACACCCGACCGACGCGAACCCGAGCGGTGAGAGTGTTCGCCGACGACCAGTGGACGTGA
- a CDS encoding universal stress protein, whose amino-acid sequence MTIIAGFSSSRQGPAPLNLAAQVARGTGDKIIATAIVERPWPPKNDPVENEYLDYVTAQAARSLDRVVGDLADGLDISTVVHQSTSIPTGLIELAAMHQAHLVTVGSSSSGLLGRVGLGSVTERLVHTAAVPVAIAPRGYAPGTTPVRRLSAAYGGEADVNGLVAAAAELAKEWSVPLRIVTFAVRPVRVFAGSIETSAEDLVVQQWSKRTYDDIVKQLNVVRARIPVPDVDVVVGSGHDWREAVEAVPWQAGDVLVLGSGAAGPAAHVFLGSAASKILRHAPVPVMILPRHQRSP is encoded by the coding sequence ATGACCATCATCGCCGGTTTCAGTTCGAGCAGACAGGGTCCCGCGCCGCTCAACCTCGCTGCCCAGGTCGCCCGCGGTACGGGCGACAAGATCATCGCGACGGCCATCGTCGAACGGCCGTGGCCACCCAAGAACGACCCCGTCGAGAACGAGTACCTGGACTACGTCACCGCGCAGGCCGCACGGTCGCTCGACCGTGTGGTGGGCGACCTGGCCGACGGTCTCGACATCTCGACCGTGGTCCACCAGTCGACCTCGATTCCCACGGGTTTGATCGAACTGGCGGCCATGCACCAGGCGCACCTCGTCACGGTCGGGTCGTCGTCGTCGGGTCTGCTGGGCCGGGTGGGCCTCGGCAGCGTGACGGAGAGGCTCGTCCACACCGCGGCGGTTCCAGTCGCCATCGCGCCTCGCGGTTATGCCCCGGGAACCACGCCGGTGCGTCGACTCAGTGCAGCGTATGGCGGCGAGGCCGACGTGAACGGGCTCGTTGCGGCGGCTGCCGAACTCGCCAAGGAGTGGTCGGTACCGCTGCGGATCGTGACGTTCGCGGTGCGGCCGGTCCGGGTGTTCGCCGGGTCCATCGAGACGTCGGCCGAGGACCTCGTCGTGCAGCAGTGGTCGAAGCGGACCTACGACGACATCGTCAAGCAGCTCAACGTCGTTCGCGCCCGCATCCCGGTGCCCGATGTGGACGTGGTGGTCGGCAGCGGTCACGACTGGCGCGAAGCGGTGGAGGCCGTGCCCTGGCAGGCGGGCGACGTGCTGGTTCTCGGCTCGGGTGCGGCAGGACCGGCCGCTCACGTCTTCCTCGGCTCGGCCGCTTCGAAGATCCTGCGCCACGCCCCCGTGCCGGTGATGATCCTCCCGCGGCACCAGAGATCGCCGTAA
- a CDS encoding nuclear transport factor 2 family protein: MTLHWADRLALADLVHLYAAAVDDRRFADAVELFTETAELHLPDPPRELDPVIVKRGRAGVGEAMEALRAVHRTEHAIAGEVYAAAPELGYALGRITCIAHHWTRSTEQVTDLVWHLRYDDEYLKTPAGWRIHGRKLTINAIETRPVRRLRDEP, translated from the coding sequence GTGACGTTGCACTGGGCCGACAGGCTTGCGTTGGCCGATTTGGTGCACCTCTACGCCGCGGCGGTCGACGACCGTCGCTTCGCCGACGCCGTCGAATTATTCACGGAGACAGCTGAATTGCACTTGCCCGATCCGCCACGCGAGCTGGACCCGGTCATCGTCAAGCGCGGCCGCGCCGGCGTCGGTGAGGCGATGGAGGCGCTCCGCGCGGTGCACCGTACCGAACACGCGATCGCCGGCGAGGTGTACGCCGCCGCGCCCGAACTCGGGTACGCGCTCGGTCGCATCACCTGCATAGCCCACCACTGGACCCGCTCGACGGAACAGGTGACGGACCTGGTGTGGCATCTGCGTTACGACGACGAGTACCTCAAGACGCCTGCCGGCTGGCGCATCCACGGACGGAAACTGACGATCAACGCGATCGAGACGCGCCCCGTCAGGCGTCTGCGAGACGAGCCATGA
- a CDS encoding GIY-YIG nuclease family protein, giving the protein MFADPSPVPQAPGAYGWWFRTLPTAVDAAGCEVRDGLTLLHVGISPTPPPASGKRPASQDLYKRIRYHFGGARGSAEGSSLRKTLGVLLASELGLELRRVGSGKQITLAGGEAVLTQWMAENTLVSWVVRPEPWLFEDQLTADLVLPLNLQGDSAFQQELKRLRRDAVLKANKLRILKEW; this is encoded by the coding sequence GTGTTCGCCGACCCGAGCCCCGTGCCGCAGGCGCCCGGCGCGTACGGATGGTGGTTCCGCACGCTTCCCACGGCCGTCGACGCAGCCGGCTGCGAGGTGCGCGACGGGCTGACCCTGCTACACGTCGGGATCAGCCCGACGCCGCCGCCCGCGAGTGGGAAGCGGCCCGCGAGCCAGGATCTTTACAAGCGGATCCGCTATCACTTCGGGGGCGCCAGGGGCAGTGCCGAGGGTTCGTCCCTGCGGAAGACGCTCGGGGTGCTGCTGGCCTCCGAGCTCGGTCTGGAGCTGCGCCGCGTGGGCTCGGGCAAACAGATCACGCTGGCGGGCGGCGAGGCCGTGCTCACCCAGTGGATGGCGGAGAACACGCTGGTGTCGTGGGTGGTGCGGCCCGAGCCGTGGCTGTTCGAGGACCAGCTGACCGCGGACCTCGTCCTGCCACTGAACCTGCAGGGCGACAGCGCATTCCAGCAGGAGTTGAAGCGACTGCGGCGAGACGCCGTGCTGAAGGCCAACAAGCTGCGCATCCTCAAGGAGTGGTAG